A part of Leishmania panamensis strain MHOM/PA/94/PSC-1 chromosome 34 sequence genomic DNA contains:
- a CDS encoding hypothetical protein (TriTrypDB/GeneDB-style sysID: LpmP.34.4910), whose product MSLFERPHRLTSVSSVVMGLNPATLREIDDYAMWMDEVHAELAGVYGEQAMQWKVSDITYATSDNPSRFSSRITQGLFESLHDYKALLEKIDAITTQLTEKTQLQELIETAISQDTEGGKSLRKQKRELRSLKANIIQLTRQGAELKYQLVCLSQQLSHVFKAKVVRISLI is encoded by the coding sequence ATGAGCCTTTTCGAGCGTCCTCACCGCCTAACGTCAGTCTCGAGTGTGGTTATGGGGCTGAATCCGGCGACGCTGCGTGAGATTGATGACTACGCAATGTGGATGGACGAGGTTCACGCAGAGCTAGCCGGGGTGTACGGCGAGCAGGCGATGCAATGGAAAGTGTCGGATATTACATACGCGACGAGCGACAATCCAAGccgcttttcctctcgtATCACTCAAGGACTTTTTGAGTCTCTGCATGACTACAAGGCGCTGCTTGAAAAGATTGACGCCATCACTACACAGCTGACAGAGAAAACCCAGTTGCAGGAACTCATCGAGACCGCCATTAGCCAGGACACAGAGGGTGGTAAGTCCCTTCGTAAGCAGAAgcgcgagctgcgcagcctgAAGGCAAACATTATTCAGCTCACTCGGCAGGGTGCGGAGCTCAAATACCAACTGGTCTGTTTGTCACAGCAGCTCTCACACGTCTTCAAAGCGAAAGTCGTCCGTATCTCCCTTATATGA
- a CDS encoding hypothetical protein (TriTrypDB/GeneDB-style sysID: LpmP.34.4900), which yields MSEHSSDDEDVVVLQVCANRHCQGIDDLEFDEETNQSYCGRCRALHARTETEGFRILLSNDDLDLVKLIFGKFDQKSRGFWTYKEWNAFQEVTDRGSDDPIESPSALKEFFKEEYDIDISPHGKDGAVVLLVDLENMYGGYLYNNVDALVEDSETMEDQGLLHTGVLE from the coding sequence ATGAGCGAGCATTCCTCTGACGACGAAGACGTTGTTGTATTGCAGGTGTGTGCAAATCGGCACTGCCAGGGCATTGACGACCTCGAGTTCGACGAGGAGACGAACCAGAGCTACTGCGGCCGGTGTCGTGCGCTTCACGCCCGCACCGAGACGGAAGGCTTTCGCATTCTGCTGTCGAACGACGACCTCGACCTCGTGAAGCTTATTTTTGGCAAGTTTGATCAGAAGAGTCGCGGATTCTGGACGTACAAGGAATGGAATGCGTTTCAGGAAGTGACAGACCGCGGTTCTGACGACCCGATTGAGTCGCCGTCCGCCTTAAAGGAGTTTTTCAAGGAGGAGTACGATATCGACATCAGCCCCCACGGCAAGGATGGCGCGGTAGTCCTTCTGGTTGATCTGGAAAACATGTACGGGGGCTATCTATACAACAACGTTGACGCACTTGTGGAGGATAGCGAGACCATGGAGGATCAGGGGCTGCTGCACACAGGTGTACTGGAGTAG